In Candidatus Fermentibacter sp., the sequence CTCCGCGGAGGAGTGATCGACGTCGGCTCGTTCGGCCTGGACAACCCCGTCAGACTCGAGTTCGCGGGGGACGAGGTCGAGTCCCTGCGGATCTTCGACCAGAGGTCCCAGAGGAGCATCAGGGAGGTCCAGTCGGTGACGCTCCTCCCGGCCAGGGAGGTGTTCCTCCCCCCCGAGGCATGGGACGCCGCTCTGGAGAGGCTGGGCGATGGACACGTCCTGGAGCCGCTCCTGATGAGCTCGACCAGCTTTCCCGGCATCGAGCACCATCTCCCGGTCTTCATGGACGGGCTTTCGTCGCTCCTCGACTACCTGCCCTCGATCGGCACCGTCGTCCTGGTCGAGCCGGACAGGATCCGCGAATCGATGGAATCCTCGCACGCCGTCCTGCGGGAGTCGTTCCCCGGGAGCCTGCCCTTCGGGTTCGGAGACCAGTTCTTCGAGCCGGACCAGGTGCTCGCGGCACTGGCGGCCTGCCCCAGGTCGCTCGTGATGGAGCTGGCTCCCTCCTCCGACGTCGACTGCTACACGCACACCATGCCGCAGGAGAGCTTCCTGGGCCATCCCGAGGAGATGATGCGGCTCTTCGCCCAGTGGAGGTCGGAGGGATACAGGATCGGGATCTGCTGCGACACGCCTGCCGAGGCCGAGACCTTCCGCTCCCTCCTGCCGCCTGCGCTGGAGTCCTCCGTGTCCGTGGACGTGGCCTCCCTCTCCGAGGGTTTCAGGATGCCGGAGGAGAGGATTGCGGTGCTCGTCGAACGGCGGCTGCTCTCGGGCAGGCGGAGGCCCGGCATCGTGAGGCGCTTCAGGGGCGGCGAGGCGGTTTCGTCGGTCGACGATCTCCCGCCGGGGAGCCTCGTGGTCCACAGGCAGTACGGCGTCGGGCTGTTCAGGGGCCTTGAGAGGGTGGAGTCCGGAGGAGAAATCCTGGACTGCCTGGCCATCGAGTATGCCGACGGCGACAGGCTGCTCATCCCGGTCTCCGAGGTCGGTCAGGTCCACAGGTACATGGTCCCCGGCGATGCCTCCCCGCAGCTCGACAGGATCGGTACCGGCCAGTGGAACGCGAAGGTCTCGAGGGCGAGGGCCCGCGCGGGCGAGATCGCCGGCAGGCTCGCAGTGATCTATGCGGAGCGGATGGCCAGGAGGCGCGAACCCCTAGGCCCGGCCGGACACCTGATGGAGACCCTGGAGAGGACCTTCCCCTTCGAGGAGACGCCCGACCAGCAGGAGGCCATCGACAGGACGAAACGGGACTTCCTCTCCGACACGCCCATGGACAGGCTGGTCTGCGGCGACGTCGGGTACGGCAAGACGGAGGTGGCGCTCCGTGCGGCGTTCAGGATGGCCGAGGCCGGGAGGCAGGTGGCCGTGATGGTGCCCACCACGATCCTCGCAGAGCAGCATTACCAGACCTTCCGCGACAGGCTGGCCGAGTTCCCGGTGAAGGTGGCCTGCCTGAGCCGTTTCCAGGACAGGGAGACCAGGCGGAAGGTGCTCGAGGAACTGGCGGAAGGCACGGCCGGCATAGTGATCGGGACCCACATGCTGCTTTCGAAGGACGTGCGCTTCAACAGGCTGGGGCTCGTGATAATCGACGAGGAGCACCGGTTCGGGGTCAGACAGAAGGAATACCTCAGGGAGATGAGGACCTCGGTGGACACCCTCTCGATGACCGCTACTCCGATCCCCAGGACGCTGCACATGGCCCTCTCGGGCTTCAGGGACATCTCCATCATCGCCACCCCGCCGCGCGACAGGTACCCCATCCACACCGAGCTCGTCACCTTCAACCGAAGGGTGATACAGACGGCCATCCAGCGGGAGCTGGAGCGCGAAGGGCAGGTCTTCTTCGTCCACAACCGGATCCACACCCTCGAGAAGGTGCGGGCCGAACTCGCGGGCTTCCTGGGGGGCGTCAGGATCGCCACGGCCCACGGCCAGATGAAGCCCGAGCAGCTCGAGGACGTGATGTCCTCCTTCATGCAGGGAGACTGCGACGTGCTCCTGTCGACCGCGATCATCGAATCCGGCCTCGACCTGCCGAGGGTGAACACCATCTTCATAGACAACGCCCACACGTTCGGGATGGCCGACCTCTACCAGCTCAGGGGGCGCGTCGGGAGGAGCTACCTCCGCGCATACTGCTACCTGATCCATCCAGCCGGCAGGGCCGGCATGAGCCCGGAGGCCCGCAACAGGCTCGAGTCGATCCAGAGGTTCACCGAGCTGGGGTCCGGATGGCACATGGCCATGAGGGACCTCGAGATAAGGGGTGCGGGCGAGTTCCTGGGGGCGCGGCAGCACGGCCACATCGAATCCATAGGGTACTCGATGTTCGAGTCCCTCATACGTGAGGAGGCCGAGAGGCTTTCGGGATCGGCCGGGGATGCCGTGCAGCAGGTCAGGATCGAGCTCCCCATGGAGGCCTTCCTGCCCGAGGACTACATGCCGGACGTCGTCGAGAGGGTGCGCCTCTACAGGTACGTCTGGAGGGCCGGGAGCGAGTCGGAGATAGAGGACTGGAAGGGCTTCGTGAGGGACAGGTTCGGCGACCCTCCGGAGCAGGTGGTGAACTGCGCGGAGAGGGCGAGGATCCATCTCCTGGCTCGCGGCGCGGGCGCGGAGGAAGTGATCGGGAGCGGCAGGTCGGTGCGCATCGTCCTCGGCCCCGGGAGGGGCGCCCAGGCCTCGAAGGCGCTCTCCGGGAGACCCGGCCTCTCCATAAGGCATGAGAAGACCGGCAGGATGGTCATCGGGATCGACTGCGCCGGCCCCGGAGAGACGACCGGGTCGGTGACCTCCATATTGCGGCTGCTCGCCTGAGATGCTATCAATACCCGACTACACCCACATTTTCGAGAGGTGACACCGATGCGTTATGGAGCGCTGGGTCTTGCGGCCGTCGTCCTCGCAGCCGGATGCGGGTCGAAGCCCGACGTGCTGGCCACAGTGGGCGACAGGCAGATCACGGAGCAGGATTTCGAGCAGGCCTTCCAGCGGCTCAGCCCTTCCGAGCAGGTGGAGGTGCTCTCTCCCGGAGGAAGGCTCTCGCTCGTCGAGAGGCTGATCGACAAGGACCTCCTCGAGCAGGCCGCGGAGCGCATGGGCGCACCCGGATCGGAATGGTGGGTGTCACTCTACCAGGATGCCGCCCTGTCGGCTTCCTGGACGGAGCAGAGGTTCTCCGCCTACATGCAGGAAAACCCCGACATGGAGGACTTCATCGATCTGTCCCGCACGTTCTCCCTGGAAGTGATACTCCTGCCGGACAGCATGAGTGCGGTTCACGCACTCGACACATGGGGCTCCCCGGACTTCCCGGCCGGCATGCCCATGGCCCTGGCGCCCTGGAGCACGGACGGTTCGAGCTACAGGCGCATGGACGGCTACCTCTGGCAGTTCCCGGCGGACATCGAGGAGGCGTTCTCGGGCCATGCCGGAACCGGGCCGTTCATTGCACCCCTCTACGGCGCCTGGGCAGTCGCCGAACTCGAGACCGGGCAGGAGGCCCTTCTCGATTCCGTGCCCCCCGAGGTCGCGGTATCGGCATTCCAGAAGGTGCTCAAGTCGGAACTGGCGCTCGATCCGAGGAGCGCGGCCATCGAGGCTCTCGGCCGCAGGCTCTCGGTCGAAGGCGGCCAGTACGGGATGCCGGACACATCCGGGATCGACAGGTCGGAGGTGCTGGCCTTCTACACCGGCGGACAGGTGACGGCAGGCGACATGGTCGATCTGGCAACCCGCACGGGACGCTGGCGTTTCTTCGGCAACCCCCCCGTCGAGCTTTCGGCGTTCCTGCCGCCGGCCCAGTCGGGAGCCGGCGCCGGCATAGATCTCTGGTATTACGTCGGCTCCGTGGCACAGACCAGGTGGGCGGCCGCCAGAGCCCGTTCGGAGGGCGTGCCGGATTCGATCCTCGCACCGGTCGCGGCCATGGCTTCGGTCGAGCACCTTCTCCGGCTGAACGTGCTGGATGCGGTCGAGACGCCCGATTCGGCCGCGGTGATGGCCTGGTACGAATCGAACGAGGCTTCCTACATGATCCCCGAGCGAAGGTCCGCACTGCTGGCCTACCTCCCGGAGGAGGCGGCCGATTCGGTCGGGACCCCTGATTCCTTCGACGAGCTCTCCCCCTGGACCTTCGTCGACGAATCCGGTTCCCCCGCCCCCACACCGCCTCAGCCGGCGGAGGCCTTCGGAGCGATCGCGGATGCGGTGTTCTCGCAGTCTCCGGGTGTCGTCTGCGGTCCGCTCGAGATGGGCGTGGAGGGGGCCAGAGCCTACTTCCAGGTCGTGGAGATCCTGCCCGGGCAGCCCGCCGAACCCGCCGAGATCTGGGGCATCCTGACGGACGACTGCAGGGCCGTGCGCATCCAGGAGACCTTCGACTCCTTCATGGAGGAACTGGCTGCCGACATGGGTGTAGAGATAGACACTTCCGCGGTCGAGAACGTCGATCCGTGGTCCGGTTCCTACTGAAACGAGACGGGGGTTTCCAATGCGATATGCTGTCCTCGCCGCGACGATTCTCATCCTGCTTCCCACGGCGGCCCGGGCCGACGTGCTCGCCTCTGTCGACGAGTCCACCCTCACATGGGAACAGCTCGTAGCCATGGTGGGCGGGGAGGAGAACCGGCAGTATCTGGCGGTCGGCAGCGAGGCCGAAGCCGAGGAGATGCTCAGGAGCTGGGTGCGCGAAGAGCTGGTGGTCCGTGCCGCCATGGCCGACGGCATGGATCAGAGGCCCGAGATCGCCTATGCCATCGACCAGGCGGTGCGGCAGATCCTTCTGGAGGCCTACCTCGGAGAGCAGACCGCGGACGTGGAGACGTCCCTCCTCACGGTCGAGAACTACGTGTCGGCCTGGAGGGGCAGTTACGAGATAGAGATCCACGCCAGGCACATACTGCTCCCCGACATGGCGCAGGCTCAGGCTGCCCAGGCCAGGCTGCAGGCGGGCGAGAGCTTCGACGTCCTGGCCCAGGAGATATCGATCTGCCCCAGCGCAGCCGAGGGCGGCGACCTCGGCTGGCTCCGCCGCGGCCAGGCCGTGCTCGGGTTCGAGGAGGCCGCCTTCTCCCTGTCCCCGGGTCAGACGAGCGGCATAATCGAGACTTCCATGGGGTTCCACATCATCAAGCTGCTGGAGACCAGGCCCATCGTGCCGGCCCCGTCCGACGAGGAGATCTTCCAGCTCGCAGGTGACGAGCTCATGATGGACGCACAGGAAACAGCCGTCATGACCCTGCTCGACTCCCTCGAGACCCTCCATGCCGTTTCGGTATATCCGGAGAGACTGCTTGAGCACGTCAGCCAGTGAGCCCGGCAACGGTGCCGGGACCGGCAGGCTGCTGCCGGCGGTCGCGGTGGCCGTCTCCGTCATGGTCATCCTGGGGGCCTTCCTTCTCGCAGGCCGGTCCGCCGCCGTCGACGACGGGATGCCGGCCACCGGTGGAGGCGGCGCCGATCCTGATCGCCATGTGGCCGCGAGCGTCGGTGACAGGTGCCTCTATGCCGACGAGATAAGCCTTGTCGGAGCCGGGCCCGGGCCCGAATCGTGGGTCGAGGACGAGCTGCTTGCCCAGCTCGCGGTCGAATCGGGCCTCGAGGATCCTGTGGTCTCCGGGTTCATCCAGCGCAGGGCCAGACAGCTCTATCTCCGCGACCTGATCCTCGAGTCGGCCCTGGCGTCGGTGGAGGAGCCCACGGCCGACGAGGTGATGGCCCTCATGCGCACCGACAGCCTGCTGTACCTCGTCGAGAGGCACTACTTCGAGATACTGACCGCCGACAGCCTCGCGGCGGAATCGCTCCGGGCAAGGATCTCGGCCGGTCAGAGCTTCCAGGTGACGGCCGAGAACCTCTCCCTGGGCCAGAAGGCTGCAATCGGCGGTGACATGGGGTTCATGGTAGGGGGCGAACTCACGGGCAGGGGCTTTCCGGCCGTCACGGGCCGCCTGGAGGGACTGGGCGGAGTGGTGGGCTCCGATCTCGGATGGCACATCTTCCTGGTGACCGAGACGAGGCCGCTGACGGACACGGCCAGGGTTGTACAGAGCCTGTCCCAGGTGATGCTCGAACAGGGGCGGCTCGCCGTGGTGGACAGCCTCCTGGACGCCGCCAGGGCAGTCAGGGAAGTAGAGGTCGATGAGTCATGCTGGCGCTGATGATCCTGGTTTCCGCCTGGGGTACCGCCGACCGGATCGAGGCTGTGGTCGGCGACTATCCCATCCTCAGATCGGAGATCTCCGACAGGCTCGCTGCGACGGCTGAGACCCTCTCGCGTCCCGTCCCCGACGACTCCGCCTCCTTCGCCGTCGCCCTCTCGGAGATCGTCGAGGAGAGGCTCCTGGTAGAGGGCGCCAGGGACGCCGGGTTCTTCCCCGGCCCTGAGGCGGTCGCGGCCATGGTCGAAGGCAGGATCGAGGAGATGAGGGAGGAGTTCGGATCCGAACAGCAGTATCTCACGGCTCTCGCGGAGGCCGGGCTCTCCGAGGACGAACTCAGGCTGCAGCTCTCGGACCTCATGGGTGAGCAGCGGGCCGTCTCGGATTTCGTCCAGTCGAAGACGTCGAAGCTTCTCGAAACGCTGCCCGCCGACCCCGTGAGCTACCTCAACTCCAATCTCGACATCCTCGAAGAGGAGCTGATGCCCAGGAACCTGTCGTGGATCCTGATACCCGTGCTCCCCGGAGGGCCGGAGGCCGACTCGGCCCTGGCGTTCCTCGCGGGTCTCGCCGACAGGATTTCGGCCGGCGAGTCCTTCGACGACCTGGCCGTGCAGTATTCCCAGGATCCTGGTTCGGCGGCCGAAGGCGGCTTCCTGGGCCAGTTCGGACCGGGCGACATGACCCCCACGTTCGTGGCCGCCCTGGACGCCCTCGAGCCGGGCGGCATGTCCCGGCCGTTCCTCTCTCCCTACGGGGCGCACCTCGCGAGGCTCGACTCCCGTGATTCGACCGGGATGATGACGGCGAGTCACATCCTGATCCTCCTCGAGCTGGAACAGGATGATGCCGACAGTGCAGGCAGCCTGGCCGACTCGGTGGCCTCGCTCGTCAGGTCCGGCACCGTCTCCTTCGGGGAGGCCGCCCTGCGGTGGAGCGCCGATCCCCTGTCATCGAGGGACGGCGGAACCCTGGGCATCGTGCTGGTCGAGAACTCCATCCCCGAGGCGGCCGGACTCCTGGCGTCGTCCAGCCCCGGGTCGATATCCGGCCCCGTCCTCCTCGGTGACGCATCAGCCTATGCCATCATCAGGGACGACGGCGCCACGCAGGGATTCGACTGGACCGGCTTCGAACGCGACTGGCTCGACGACCTGGTGAGGAACGTCGTCTACACTCACGGGCTGAACTCGCTCGTCGACTCCCTCCGGACGGCGGTGCCCGTCATCTACACCCGGGATGCGGATTGACGTCTTCCTCCGGCTGGCAGGCATCCTCAGAACGAGGAGCCTCGCCGGCGACGCCTGCGACGGCGGATTCGTCAGGATCAACGGACGGACCGCCAAGCCGGCTGCGAAGATATCCGCCGGCGACAGGATCGACATGTCCATGCCCGACGGCCGTGATGCGTCGTTCATCGTCGACGCCCTGCCCGCCGGCAGGCAGGTGGCCAGGCGCGACCGTCCGTCTCTCTTCCACGAAGTCACGCCCGATGGAGCGCCCGGCAGTGCCGGTCAGGCCTGATCCCGCCGGGGGATCGCCTCCCGCAGTGCCCGTCCCGGGCCGGCACCTCCGGTGCCGGGGGCACGTGCGATGATAAGGTTCGACAGGGTCTGCCGATCCTATTCCGAGTGGCCCGCTCTCGAGGACGTCTCCTTCACCGTGGATCCCGGCGAGTTCGTGGTGCTGACCGGCCCGAGCGGGGCGGGGAAGACGACGATACTCCGGCTGATATGGATGGGCGATCTTCCCTCGAGGGGCCGCGTGGAGGTGGCGGGCTTCGCTTCGGACAGGATGAAGCCGTCCGACTTCCACGAGCTCCGCCGGAAGATTGGCGTGGTCTTCCAGGACTTCAGGCTCCTGCCGGACAGGACCGTCTTCGACAACGTGGCGCTGCCCCTGCAGGTGGCAGGCGCCGGCCCGCGCGCCGTACGTAAGAGGGTCTTCTCCCTACTCGGCGAGCTGGGGCTCAGCCACAGGCGGCTGTCCATGCCCCACGAGCTCTCGGGCGGCGAGCAGCAGAGAGTTGCCGTGGCCCGGGCCATGGTGGCGCATCCTTCCGTGCTGCTGGCCGACGAGCCCACCGGCAATCTGGATCCGATTGTCTCCCGCAGGGTCATCGAGCTCCTGGTGGACATAAACAGGAGCGGCACCGCAGTCCTGATGGCCACGCACGACCCCAGGCAGATTCCTCCGGGGCTCGCCAGGCTCGTCTTCATAGACCAGGGCCGCCTGAGGGATCCGTCGGACTTCAGGCCGGGGGAGTACGTGTGATCCCCGCCATGCCCGTCATCAGGGAGACCTGGCTCAACATGAGCGGCAAGAAGTCCGCCCTTGCCTCGACGTTTCTCATGGTGAGCCTGTCGTTCGTCGTGTTCGACACCTTCCTGGTCGTCACCTGGAATCTCAGGAGGATCCTGGAGCGTGAGCAGAGCGAGGTCGGGATCGAGGTCTTCCTCGAGACGGGCACGGCGGAGGCCGATGCCCGCGCGCTGGCCGACATCGTGAGCGGAATGGACGGAGTGCTGTCCGTCTACTACGTCTCTCCGGCCGAGGCGGAGGCGGTATTCAGGGCCGAGATCCCCGACAGGGCAGGGCTCCTCGACCTGATGGGAGAGGGATTCCAGCTCCCCGCATCCCTCCAGATCGCCCTGCTGCCCTCCTGGAGGAACTCCGACAGGATGGCGACGCTCGCCGGTTCGCTTTCGGGATTCGAGGGCGTGTATGACGTGGTGTACGGCGAGAGCTACCTCCCGGGGCTGACCAGCCTCATCGGGACGCTCCACAGGCTCGATCTCTTCGCCGGAACGATGGTCCTGCTCGGAGTCTCGCTCGTCGTAGCCGGAGCGATCAGGCTCGCCGTTGCCGGAAGGGCTCTCACGGTCGAGATCATGAGCATCTCCGGGGCATCCGACGGTTTCATCAGGGGGCCGTTCCTGCTCGAGGGGCTCGTCTCCGGCGTAGCCGGGGCCGCCGGCGGGCTGCTGTTCACATATGCCGTATCGCTCATCCTCTCCGGATCGATAGGCCACGAGTTCCTTCCCGGCCGCTGGATCGCCGGAGTGCTGTTCCTCGGTGCCGCAACCGGGCTTGCAGGGAGCTGGGTAGGGCTCTCCAGCAGCCTTCCCAGACCCAGGAAATGAAAGAACGGGAGACACTATGATCATGGCCTGCCTCCTTCACGATCTCGCCCTCGCCGCCACGGTATCCCAGGCCGCCGACTCCACCGGGGCGATGCAGCCGGGCTGCATGGATCCGACCAGCCTAACGAGTCTCCTGCCCATCGTGGCCATGGTCGCGATCTTCTACTTCCTGATCATCAGACCCCAGCAGAAGCAGCAGAAGGACCTCAAATCGATGCGCGACTCGCTCAAGAAGGACGACAGGATCGTCACCACGGGCGGTATCCACGGCGTGGTGGCCGCCATCAAGGGCGAGGTGGTCTCGGTCAGGATCGCCGACGGCGTGAAGATCGACCTGGACAGGTCGGCCATCGCCCTGATCGA encodes:
- a CDS encoding permease-like cell division protein FtsX, which gives rise to MIPAMPVIRETWLNMSGKKSALASTFLMVSLSFVVFDTFLVVTWNLRRILEREQSEVGIEVFLETGTAEADARALADIVSGMDGVLSVYYVSPAEAEAVFRAEIPDRAGLLDLMGEGFQLPASLQIALLPSWRNSDRMATLAGSLSGFEGVYDVVYGESYLPGLTSLIGTLHRLDLFAGTMVLLGVSLVVAGAIRLAVAGRALTVEIMSISGASDGFIRGPFLLEGLVSGVAGAAGGLLFTYAVSLILSGSIGHEFLPGRWIAGVLFLGAATGLAGSWVGLSSSLPRPRK
- a CDS encoding ATP-binding cassette domain-containing protein translates to MIRFDRVCRSYSEWPALEDVSFTVDPGEFVVLTGPSGAGKTTILRLIWMGDLPSRGRVEVAGFASDRMKPSDFHELRRKIGVVFQDFRLLPDRTVFDNVALPLQVAGAGPRAVRKRVFSLLGELGLSHRRLSMPHELSGGEQQRVAVARAMVAHPSVLLADEPTGNLDPIVSRRVIELLVDINRSGTAVLMATHDPRQIPPGLARLVFIDQGRLRDPSDFRPGEYV
- a CDS encoding peptidylprolyl isomerase → MRYAVLAATILILLPTAARADVLASVDESTLTWEQLVAMVGGEENRQYLAVGSEAEAEEMLRSWVREELVVRAAMADGMDQRPEIAYAIDQAVRQILLEAYLGEQTADVETSLLTVENYVSAWRGSYEIEIHARHILLPDMAQAQAAQARLQAGESFDVLAQEISICPSAAEGGDLGWLRRGQAVLGFEEAAFSLSPGQTSGIIETSMGFHIIKLLETRPIVPAPSDEEIFQLAGDELMMDAQETAVMTLLDSLETLHAVSVYPERLLEHVSQ
- the mfd gene encoding transcription-repair coupling factor, which codes for MPPEDRAPGGWLADELYWDGVFSSLLDRVSTLRTTRSGGLGGAARSLAIASVHRLAGPTVVVAPSPREAESLRDDLRAITGEVLYFPQYDMLPYEGEPAHPGVVADRVECMAGLSSGRAGTIVVVPAQALVKKIPPPARFERLRVYRGMQIEMNALGSWLVSAGYAREDSVYEQGRWALRGGVIDVGSFGLDNPVRLEFAGDEVESLRIFDQRSQRSIREVQSVTLLPAREVFLPPEAWDAALERLGDGHVLEPLLMSSTSFPGIEHHLPVFMDGLSSLLDYLPSIGTVVLVEPDRIRESMESSHAVLRESFPGSLPFGFGDQFFEPDQVLAALAACPRSLVMELAPSSDVDCYTHTMPQESFLGHPEEMMRLFAQWRSEGYRIGICCDTPAEAETFRSLLPPALESSVSVDVASLSEGFRMPEERIAVLVERRLLSGRRRPGIVRRFRGGEAVSSVDDLPPGSLVVHRQYGVGLFRGLERVESGGEILDCLAIEYADGDRLLIPVSEVGQVHRYMVPGDASPQLDRIGTGQWNAKVSRARARAGEIAGRLAVIYAERMARRREPLGPAGHLMETLERTFPFEETPDQQEAIDRTKRDFLSDTPMDRLVCGDVGYGKTEVALRAAFRMAEAGRQVAVMVPTTILAEQHYQTFRDRLAEFPVKVACLSRFQDRETRRKVLEELAEGTAGIVIGTHMLLSKDVRFNRLGLVIIDEEHRFGVRQKEYLREMRTSVDTLSMTATPIPRTLHMALSGFRDISIIATPPRDRYPIHTELVTFNRRVIQTAIQRELEREGQVFFVHNRIHTLEKVRAELAGFLGGVRIATAHGQMKPEQLEDVMSSFMQGDCDVLLSTAIIESGLDLPRVNTIFIDNAHTFGMADLYQLRGRVGRSYLRAYCYLIHPAGRAGMSPEARNRLESIQRFTELGSGWHMAMRDLEIRGAGEFLGARQHGHIESIGYSMFESLIREEAERLSGSAGDAVQQVRIELPMEAFLPEDYMPDVVERVRLYRYVWRAGSESEIEDWKGFVRDRFGDPPEQVVNCAERARIHLLARGAGAEEVIGSGRSVRIVLGPGRGAQASKALSGRPGLSIRHEKTGRMVIGIDCAGPGETTGSVTSILRLLA
- a CDS encoding S4 domain-containing protein, which produces MRIDVFLRLAGILRTRSLAGDACDGGFVRINGRTAKPAAKISAGDRIDMSMPDGRDASFIVDALPAGRQVARRDRPSLFHEVTPDGAPGSAGQA
- a CDS encoding peptidylprolyl isomerase, which translates into the protein MRYGALGLAAVVLAAGCGSKPDVLATVGDRQITEQDFEQAFQRLSPSEQVEVLSPGGRLSLVERLIDKDLLEQAAERMGAPGSEWWVSLYQDAALSASWTEQRFSAYMQENPDMEDFIDLSRTFSLEVILLPDSMSAVHALDTWGSPDFPAGMPMALAPWSTDGSSYRRMDGYLWQFPADIEEAFSGHAGTGPFIAPLYGAWAVAELETGQEALLDSVPPEVAVSAFQKVLKSELALDPRSAAIEALGRRLSVEGGQYGMPDTSGIDRSEVLAFYTGGQVTAGDMVDLATRTGRWRFFGNPPVELSAFLPPAQSGAGAGIDLWYYVGSVAQTRWAAARARSEGVPDSILAPVAAMASVEHLLRLNVLDAVETPDSAAVMAWYESNEASYMIPERRSALLAYLPEEAADSVGTPDSFDELSPWTFVDESGSPAPTPPQPAEAFGAIADAVFSQSPGVVCGPLEMGVEGARAYFQVVEILPGQPAEPAEIWGILTDDCRAVRIQETFDSFMEELAADMGVEIDTSAVENVDPWSGSY
- the yajC gene encoding preprotein translocase subunit YajC, which produces MACLLHDLALAATVSQAADSTGAMQPGCMDPTSLTSLLPIVAMVAIFYFLIIRPQQKQQKDLKSMRDSLKKDDRIVTTGGIHGVVAAIKGEVVSVRIADGVKIDLDRSAIALIEKGPEADQ
- a CDS encoding peptidylprolyl isomerase produces the protein MLALMILVSAWGTADRIEAVVGDYPILRSEISDRLAATAETLSRPVPDDSASFAVALSEIVEERLLVEGARDAGFFPGPEAVAAMVEGRIEEMREEFGSEQQYLTALAEAGLSEDELRLQLSDLMGEQRAVSDFVQSKTSKLLETLPADPVSYLNSNLDILEEELMPRNLSWILIPVLPGGPEADSALAFLAGLADRISAGESFDDLAVQYSQDPGSAAEGGFLGQFGPGDMTPTFVAALDALEPGGMSRPFLSPYGAHLARLDSRDSTGMMTASHILILLELEQDDADSAGSLADSVASLVRSGTVSFGEAALRWSADPLSSRDGGTLGIVLVENSIPEAAGLLASSSPGSISGPVLLGDASAYAIIRDDGATQGFDWTGFERDWLDDLVRNVVYTHGLNSLVDSLRTAVPVIYTRDAD